The proteins below come from a single Corvus hawaiiensis isolate bCorHaw1 chromosome 20, bCorHaw1.pri.cur, whole genome shotgun sequence genomic window:
- the CRK gene encoding adapter molecule crk isoform X1, translated as MAGQFDSEDRASWYWGRLSRAEAVSLLQGQRHGTFLVRDSGTIPGDFVLSVSESSRVSHYIVNSLGPAGARRAGGEGPGAPGLNPTRFRIGDQEFDSLPSLLEFYKIHYLDTTTLIEPVSRSRQNSGVILRQEEAEYVRALFDFNGNDEEDLPFKKGDILRIRDKPEEQWWNAEDSAGKRGMIPVPYVEKYRPSSASVPTLIGGNQDSSHPQPLGGPEPGPYAQPSINTPLPNLQNGPIYARVVQKRVPNAYDKTALALEVGELVKVTKINVSGQWEGECNGRRGHFPFTHVRLLDQQNPDEDFS; from the exons ATGGCCGGGCAGTTCGACTCCGAGGACCGGGCGAGCTGGTACTGGGGGCGGCTGAGCCGCGCCGAGGCCGTGTCGCTGCTGCAGGGGCAGCGCCACGGTACCTTCCTGGTGCGCGACTCGGGCACCATCCCCGGCGACTTCGTGCTGTCGGTGTCCGAGAGCTCCCGCGTCTCGCACTACATCGTCAACAGCCTGGGGCCGGCGGGAGCCCGGCGGGCCGGCGGCGAGGGCCCCGGGGCCCCGG gGTTGAATCCCACCAGATTTCGAATAGGTGACCAAGAGTTTGATTCTTTGCCATCTTTACTGGAATTCTACAAAATACACTATTTGGACACTACAACCTTGATAGAACCCGTTTCCCGCTCGAGGCAGAATAGCGGGGTTATCCtcaggcaggaggaggcagagtaTGTGCGAGCTCTCTTTGACTTTAATGGCAATGATGAGGAAGACCTTCCCTTTAAGAAAGGAGACATACTGAGAATCCGGGATAAACCTGAAGAGCAGTGGTGGAACGCAGAAGACAGCGCAGGGAAGAGGGGAATGATTCCCGTTCCTTACGTCGAGAAGTATAGACCTTCCTCTGCTTCAGTCCCTACTCTGATTGGAGGTAACCAGGATAGTTCCCACCCACAACCACTGGGTGGGCCGGAGCCAGGGCCCTATGCCCAGCCCAGCATCAACACTCCGCTCCCTAACCTTCAGAATGGCCCTATTTATGCCCGGGTTGTCCAGAAGCGAGTCCCTAATGCCTACGACAAGACAGCCTTGGCTTTGGAG GTCGGTGAGCTGGTAAAGGTCACAAAGATTAACGTGAGTGGTCAGTGGGAAGGAGAATGTAACGGCAGACGTGGTCACTTTCCATTCACACACGTCCGTCTGCTGGATCAACAGAATCCTGACGAGGACTTCAGCTGA
- the CRK gene encoding adapter molecule crk isoform X4 — protein sequence MAGQFDSEDRASWYWGRLSRAEAVSLLQGQRHGTFLVRDSGTIPGDFVLSVSESSRVSHYIVNSLGPAGARRAGGEGPGAPGLNPTRFRIGDQEFDSLPSLLEFYKIHYLDTTTLIEPVSRSRQNSGVILRQEEAEYVRALFDFNGNDEEDLPFKKGDILRIRDKPEEQWWNAEDSAGKRGMIPVPYVEKYRPSSASVPTLIGGNQDSSHPQPLGGPEPGPYAQPSINTPLPNLQNGPIYARVVQKRVPNAYDKTALALEQSSATLTSPKRSTWNKTTAYRSLHLNLQFCFEAYGVGELVKVTKINVSGQWEGECNGRRGHFPFTHVRLLDQQNPDEDFS from the exons ATGGCCGGGCAGTTCGACTCCGAGGACCGGGCGAGCTGGTACTGGGGGCGGCTGAGCCGCGCCGAGGCCGTGTCGCTGCTGCAGGGGCAGCGCCACGGTACCTTCCTGGTGCGCGACTCGGGCACCATCCCCGGCGACTTCGTGCTGTCGGTGTCCGAGAGCTCCCGCGTCTCGCACTACATCGTCAACAGCCTGGGGCCGGCGGGAGCCCGGCGGGCCGGCGGCGAGGGCCCCGGGGCCCCGG gGTTGAATCCCACCAGATTTCGAATAGGTGACCAAGAGTTTGATTCTTTGCCATCTTTACTGGAATTCTACAAAATACACTATTTGGACACTACAACCTTGATAGAACCCGTTTCCCGCTCGAGGCAGAATAGCGGGGTTATCCtcaggcaggaggaggcagagtaTGTGCGAGCTCTCTTTGACTTTAATGGCAATGATGAGGAAGACCTTCCCTTTAAGAAAGGAGACATACTGAGAATCCGGGATAAACCTGAAGAGCAGTGGTGGAACGCAGAAGACAGCGCAGGGAAGAGGGGAATGATTCCCGTTCCTTACGTCGAGAAGTATAGACCTTCCTCTGCTTCAGTCCCTACTCTGATTGGAGGTAACCAGGATAGTTCCCACCCACAACCACTGGGTGGGCCGGAGCCAGGGCCCTATGCCCAGCCCAGCATCAACACTCCGCTCCCTAACCTTCAGAATGGCCCTATTTATGCCCGGGTTGTCCAGAAGCGAGTCCCTAATGCCTACGACAAGACAGCCTTGGCTTTGGAG CAGAGCTCTGCCACCTTGACCTCACCAAAGAGGAGTACTTGGAATAAAACCACAGCATACAGAAGTCTTCACTTGAaccttcagttttgctttgaagCATATGGG GTCGGTGAGCTGGTAAAGGTCACAAAGATTAACGTGAGTGGTCAGTGGGAAGGAGAATGTAACGGCAGACGTGGTCACTTTCCATTCACACACGTCCGTCTGCTGGATCAACAGAATCCTGACGAGGACTTCAGCTGA
- the CRK gene encoding adapter molecule crk isoform X3 has product MAGQFDSEDRASWYWGRLSRAEAVSLLQGQRHGTFLVRDSGTIPGDFVLSVSESSRVSHYIVNSLGPAGARRAGGEGPGAPGLNPTRFRIGDQEFDSLPSLLEFYKIHYLDTTTLIEPVSRSRQNSGVILRQEEAEYVRALFDFNGNDEEDLPFKKGDILRIRDKPEEQWWNAEDSAGKRGMIPVPYVEKYRPSSASVPTLIGGR; this is encoded by the exons ATGGCCGGGCAGTTCGACTCCGAGGACCGGGCGAGCTGGTACTGGGGGCGGCTGAGCCGCGCCGAGGCCGTGTCGCTGCTGCAGGGGCAGCGCCACGGTACCTTCCTGGTGCGCGACTCGGGCACCATCCCCGGCGACTTCGTGCTGTCGGTGTCCGAGAGCTCCCGCGTCTCGCACTACATCGTCAACAGCCTGGGGCCGGCGGGAGCCCGGCGGGCCGGCGGCGAGGGCCCCGGGGCCCCGG gGTTGAATCCCACCAGATTTCGAATAGGTGACCAAGAGTTTGATTCTTTGCCATCTTTACTGGAATTCTACAAAATACACTATTTGGACACTACAACCTTGATAGAACCCGTTTCCCGCTCGAGGCAGAATAGCGGGGTTATCCtcaggcaggaggaggcagagtaTGTGCGAGCTCTCTTTGACTTTAATGGCAATGATGAGGAAGACCTTCCCTTTAAGAAAGGAGACATACTGAGAATCCGGGATAAACCTGAAGAGCAGTGGTGGAACGCAGAAGACAGCGCAGGGAAGAGGGGAATGATTCCCGTTCCTTACGTCGAGAAGTATAGACCTTCCTCTGCTTCAGTCCCTACTCTGATTGGAG GTCGGTGA
- the CRK gene encoding adapter molecule crk isoform X2 has product MAGQFDSEDRASWYWGRLSRAEAVSLLQGQRHGTFLVRDSGTIPGDFVLSVSESSRVSHYIVNSLGPAGARRAGGEGPGAPGLNPTRFRIGDQEFDSLPSLLEFYKIHYLDTTTLIEPVSRSRQNSGVILRQEEAEYVRALFDFNGNDEEDLPFKKGDILRIRDKPEEQWWNAEDSAGKRGMIPVPYVEKYRPSSASVPTLIGGNQDSSHPQPLGGPEPGPYAQPSINTPLPNLQNGPIYARVVQKRVPNAYDKTALALE; this is encoded by the exons ATGGCCGGGCAGTTCGACTCCGAGGACCGGGCGAGCTGGTACTGGGGGCGGCTGAGCCGCGCCGAGGCCGTGTCGCTGCTGCAGGGGCAGCGCCACGGTACCTTCCTGGTGCGCGACTCGGGCACCATCCCCGGCGACTTCGTGCTGTCGGTGTCCGAGAGCTCCCGCGTCTCGCACTACATCGTCAACAGCCTGGGGCCGGCGGGAGCCCGGCGGGCCGGCGGCGAGGGCCCCGGGGCCCCGG gGTTGAATCCCACCAGATTTCGAATAGGTGACCAAGAGTTTGATTCTTTGCCATCTTTACTGGAATTCTACAAAATACACTATTTGGACACTACAACCTTGATAGAACCCGTTTCCCGCTCGAGGCAGAATAGCGGGGTTATCCtcaggcaggaggaggcagagtaTGTGCGAGCTCTCTTTGACTTTAATGGCAATGATGAGGAAGACCTTCCCTTTAAGAAAGGAGACATACTGAGAATCCGGGATAAACCTGAAGAGCAGTGGTGGAACGCAGAAGACAGCGCAGGGAAGAGGGGAATGATTCCCGTTCCTTACGTCGAGAAGTATAGACCTTCCTCTGCTTCAGTCCCTACTCTGATTGGAGGTAACCAGGATAGTTCCCACCCACAACCACTGGGTGGGCCGGAGCCAGGGCCCTATGCCCAGCCCAGCATCAACACTCCGCTCCCTAACCTTCAGAATGGCCCTATTTATGCCCGGGTTGTCCAGAAGCGAGTCCCTAATGCCTACGACAAGACAGCCTTGGCTTTGGAG TAG
- the NCBP3 gene encoding nuclear cap-binding protein subunit 3, which produces MAAVRGLRISVKAEATATTAEPRGPEPEPMEVEEGELETIPVRRSLRELIPDTSRRYENKAGSFITGIDVTSKEAIEKKEQRAKRFHFRAEVNLAQRNVALDRDMMKKAIPKVRLDTIYICGVDEMSTQDIFAYFKEYPPAHIEWLDDTSCNVVWLDEVTATRALINMSSLPDQEKAKSRENNEEKTAEKTKKEKQEESSDDETEEGEVEDDNPSDVELDALSQVEEDSLLRNDLRPANKLAKGNKLFMRFATKDDKKELGAARRSQYYMKYGNPNYGGMKGILSNSWKRRYHSRRIHRDVIKKRTLIGDDVGLTPPYKHRHSGLVNVPEEPIEEEEEEEEDQDMDEDDRVVVEYRDELQAFKQSRERSAARRSSASTSDSDEMDYDLELKMISTPSPKKSMKMTMYADEVESQLKNIRNSMRADSIATSNIKNRIGSKGSLEKVADVRLLLEEKRQNSTGPRQPNSTVKSDVRQRLGKRPHSPEIKPPSSTCAPRREPISDVHSRLGIPKQDVKGLYSDTREKKSGNLWTRLGSAPKTQEKTPEKPENSVASPEEDDSELQRVWGALIKEKEQSRQKKSRLDHLPSLQIEISRESSSGSDSES; this is translated from the exons ATGGCGGCCGTGCGGGGCCTGCGGATCTCGGTGAAGGCGGAGGCGACCGCGACCACGGCGGAGCCGCGCGGCCCCGAGCCCGAGCCCATGGAGGTGGAAGAGGGCGAGCTGGAGACCATCCCTGTGAGGCGCTCGCTGCGGGAGCTCATCCCG gaCACCAGTAGGAGATATGAGAACAAAGCTGGAAGTTTCATTACTGGAATAGATGTAACCTCCAAG GAAGCAATTGAGAAGAAGGAACAAAGAGCCAAACGCTTTCATTTTCGGGCCGAGGTGAATCTCGCCCAGAGGAATGTGGCCCTGGATCGGGACATGATGAAGAAAG CAATTCCTAAAGTAAGACTGGACACCATTTACATTTGTGGAGTGGATGAGATGAGTACCCAGGACATCTTTGCCTATTTCAAAGAGTATCCTCCTGCTCATATTGAGTGGCTGGATGACACCTCAT GTAATGTGGTCTGGCTTGATGAAGTGACAGCAACACGGGCTCTAATAAATATGAGCTCCCTGCCTGATcaggagaaagcaaagagcagagaaaacaatGAAGAGAAGACAGCTGAAAAAACCAAGAAAG aaaaacaggaggaaagCTCTGATGATGAGACAGAAGAAGGCGAGGTTGAGGATGACAATCCCAGTGATGTGGAG TTGGATGCCCTCTCCCAAGTAGAAGAGGATTCTCTCCTGCGTAATGACCTTCGCCCTGCCAATAAACTGGCTAAAGGAAACAAGCTATTCATGAGGTTTGCTACCAAAG ATGACAaaaaggagctgggagctgcaagGAGAAGCCAGTATTACATGAAATATGGCAATCCAAATTATGGAGGCATGAAAGGAATTCTTAGCAATTCTTG GAAAAGAAGGTACCATTCCCGTCGAATCCATCGGGATGTGATCAAGAAGAGGACACTGATTGGGGACGATGTTGGCCTGACTCCTCCCTATAAACATCGGCATTCAG GCTTGGTAAATGTTCCTGAAGAGCCCattgaggaggaagaggaggaggaggaagatcaGGATATGGATGAAGATGACCGAGTGGTGGTGGAGTACCGGGATGAGCTGCAGGCTTTCAAGCAGTCCCGGGAGCGCAGTGCCGCAAGGAGATCCAGTGCCAGCACCTCTGACTCTGATGAGATGGACTATGACCTGGAACTGAAAATGATATCCACCCCCTCGCCCAAAAAAAGCATGAAGATGACCATGTATGCAGATGAGGTGGAgtcacagctgaaaaatattag GAATTCCATGCGAGCAGATAGCATAGCCACCAGCAACATCAAAAACAGGATTGGCAGCAAAGGATCCTTGGAGAAAGTTGCAGATGTGAGGCTTTTGTTGGAAGAGAAACGTCAGAATAGCACTGGGCCACGGCAGCCAAACAGCACTGTCAAATCAG ATGTGAGGCAAAGACTGGGAAAAAGGCCACACTCTCCAGAAATCAAACCTCCAAGCAGTACCTGTGCTCCTCGTCGCGAACCAATCTCAGATGTGCACAGCAGGCTGGGAATCCCCAAGCAAGATGTAAAAGGCCTCTACTCTGacaccagagagaagaaatcAG GTAATTTATGGACCAGATTGGGATCTGCTCCAAAGACACAGGAAAAGACTCCAGAGAAACCTGAAAACTCTGTGGCATCTCCAGAGGAAGATGactcagagctgcagagggtttggggggctctcattaaggaaaaagaacagtCCAGGCAAAAAAAGAGTCGCTTGGATCATTTACCCTCCCTACAAATCGAGATCAGCCGggaaagcagctctggctcAGACTCTGAATCATGA